A window from Methanomassiliicoccus sp. encodes these proteins:
- a CDS encoding UbiA family prenyltransferase, which produces MNRYVQLFRVGNCVMGVVGLVLAALIAVGTDIVNFLPQIAIASGVVVTFIIGGNTLNDYLDRDVDKLAHPERPIPSGRIKPDAARNISAGAFVISLAFAVLLWGVLSFIIVLVAIVLMLAYELKTKKMGLSGNLSIAVLTGMLFLLGGAVVGDIRATLAISIMAMLATLGREIVKDVQDMTSDFDRRTLPQRIGAGAAGAVASVAFLVAVALSFEPYLAGRFGLAYLAAVLFADAIFIYCSIVHFRNPRQGQKWAKYGMLVALVSFLLGGLL; this is translated from the coding sequence GTGAACAGGTACGTCCAGTTGTTCCGCGTGGGCAACTGCGTGATGGGAGTCGTCGGCCTCGTCCTTGCCGCCCTGATCGCGGTGGGCACCGATATCGTCAACTTCCTCCCTCAGATCGCCATCGCCTCCGGGGTGGTGGTGACCTTCATCATCGGGGGCAATACCCTCAACGATTACCTTGATCGCGATGTGGACAAGCTGGCCCACCCCGAGCGGCCGATCCCGTCCGGCAGGATAAAGCCGGATGCCGCCCGCAACATATCCGCGGGGGCGTTCGTGATCTCCCTGGCCTTTGCAGTCCTGCTGTGGGGCGTGTTGTCCTTCATCATCGTGCTGGTGGCGATCGTCCTTATGCTGGCCTATGAGCTGAAGACCAAGAAGATGGGCCTGTCCGGCAATCTTTCCATCGCCGTGCTCACCGGCATGCTTTTCCTACTCGGAGGAGCCGTGGTCGGGGACATCCGCGCTACCCTGGCCATCTCCATCATGGCCATGCTGGCGACCCTGGGCCGGGAGATTGTCAAGGACGTTCAGGACATGACTTCGGACTTCGATCGGCGCACCTTGCCCCAGCGGATCGGAGCGGGGGCCGCGGGGGCCGTGGCCAGCGTCGCCTTCCTGGTGGCAGTGGCCCTGTCCTTCGAGCCGTACCTCGCCGGCCGGTTCGGCCTGGCTTATCTGGCCGCGGTTTTGTTCGCTGATGCAATATTTATATACTGCTCTATAGTTCATTTCCGAAATCCCAGGCAGGGGCAGAAATGGGCCAAGTACGGCATGCTGGTCGCGCTGGTCTCGTTCTTACTGGGAGGTTTGCTATGA